In the Chroococcidiopsis sp. SAG 2025 genome, one interval contains:
- a CDS encoding aldo/keto reductase, with the protein MKTRKLGRELVVSELGLGCMGMSIAYGAADETESIATIQRALDLDVTFLDTAEMYGNGANEELVGKAIASRRDQVIIATKFGIQYDAAFQTLLVDSSPERVKQSCDRSLQRLGVDYIDLYYQHRVDPKVPIEDTVGAMAELVQQGKVRYLGLSEAAATTIRRAHAVHPISALQSEYSLWSRDVEDEILPTLRELGIGFVSYSPLGRGFLSGQITSPDDFAADDFRRHLPRFQGENFRKNLQLVDRVKEIATAKGVTPGQLALAWVLAQGNDIVPIPGTKRRVYLEENIAAVNLQLTPAELAQIDAVAPKNVAAGDRYSPAIMNSLNR; encoded by the coding sequence GTGAAGACACGCAAATTAGGACGAGAACTTGTAGTTTCAGAACTCGGACTTGGCTGTATGGGAATGTCCATCGCCTACGGTGCAGCTGATGAGACGGAATCAATTGCCACCATTCAACGGGCGCTAGATTTAGATGTAACCTTCCTCGATACTGCCGAGATGTACGGTAACGGAGCCAACGAGGAGCTTGTAGGAAAAGCAATTGCCTCTCGTCGCGACCAAGTTATTATAGCAACCAAGTTTGGCATTCAATACGATGCAGCTTTCCAAACTTTACTAGTTGATAGCAGTCCAGAACGAGTTAAACAATCGTGCGATCGCTCTTTACAGAGACTAGGCGTGGATTACATCGATTTGTACTACCAGCACCGCGTCGATCCCAAAGTCCCAATTGAAGACACAGTAGGGGCAATGGCAGAACTCGTACAACAGGGCAAAGTCCGCTATCTAGGGCTTTCCGAAGCAGCTGCGACTACCATTCGTCGCGCCCATGCCGTGCATCCTATCAGCGCCTTACAGAGCGAATACTCGCTCTGGAGTCGCGATGTAGAAGACGAAATTCTACCGACTCTGCGGGAATTAGGGATTGGATTTGTCTCGTATAGTCCCTTGGGTAGAGGATTTCTCTCAGGACAAATTACCAGTCCAGATGATTTTGCTGCCGACGATTTCCGCCGTCATCTGCCTAGATTTCAAGGCGAAAATTTCCGCAAAAATTTACAATTAGTCGATCGCGTCAAAGAAATTGCTACAGCCAAAGGAGTGACACCAGGGCAATTAGCACTAGCTTGGGTACTTGCCCAAGGGAACGACATCGTTCCCATCCCTGGTACGAAACGCCGAGTTTATTTAGAGGAAAACATTGCCGCAGTCAATCTTCAGCTCACTCCAGCAGAGCTAGCACAAATTGATGCAGTCGCACCAAAAAATGTTGCTGCAGGCGATCGTTATTCTCCTGCAATTATGAACAGTCTCAATCGTTGA
- the tsaE gene encoding tRNA (adenosine(37)-N6)-threonylcarbamoyltransferase complex ATPase subunit type 1 TsaE, which produces MREPIVLPLTNAAATRSLGVSLGRCLPAGSTILLAGDLGSGKTTLVQGIGAGLGINEPIQSPTFTLISEYLEGRIPLYHFDLYRLEPTEITELQPEIYWEGIEFVPGIVAIEWAEKLDYKPLDYLQIRLMHRGDRDRIAELTCMGNFQLDYAFIT; this is translated from the coding sequence ATGAGAGAGCCAATTGTACTTCCGTTAACAAATGCAGCAGCAACGCGATCCCTTGGTGTTAGTTTAGGGCGCTGTTTGCCTGCTGGTAGTACGATTTTGTTAGCAGGCGATCTAGGTAGTGGGAAAACGACTTTGGTGCAGGGGATTGGTGCAGGTTTGGGGATTAACGAGCCAATCCAGAGTCCTACTTTTACGTTGATTAGCGAGTATTTAGAAGGTCGGATACCTTTATATCATTTCGATTTGTATCGTTTAGAACCAACAGAAATTACAGAATTACAACCAGAAATTTATTGGGAAGGAATAGAGTTTGTCCCTGGAATTGTTGCAATTGAATGGGCAGAAAAGTTAGATTACAAGCCGTTAGATTATCTCCAGATTCGACTGATGCATCGAGGCGATCGCGATCGCATAGCTGAACTTACCTGCATGGGAAACTTTCAATTAGATTATGCCTTTATTACCTGA
- a CDS encoding NINE protein, whose amino-acid sequence MFFYFDTQTISIIPDVHKINVTDNKYYCSYDDKKLIYMRETGVAYILWCACFLGVCGVQRFYCGKYISGIIYLFTLGLFGLGQLVDLALIPGMVEDKNLKYKLLHGSPNVNTNNSQSVVINLGEQVASLLVLLNPQPIKNLIFKLFFN is encoded by the coding sequence GTGTTTTTCTATTTCGATACTCAAACAATCAGTATTATTCCCGATGTTCATAAAATAAACGTCACGGATAATAAATATTATTGTTCTTATGATGACAAAAAATTAATCTATATGAGAGAGACAGGAGTTGCCTATATTCTTTGGTGTGCTTGCTTTTTAGGTGTTTGCGGAGTTCAACGATTTTATTGTGGCAAGTATATTTCTGGTATTATTTATTTATTCACTCTTGGTTTATTCGGGCTTGGTCAACTTGTGGATTTAGCTTTAATACCAGGAATGGTTGAAGATAAGAACTTGAAGTACAAGTTACTGCATGGAAGTCCTAATGTCAATACGAATAACAGCCAATCAGTAGTTATTAACTTAGGAGAACAAGTTGCTTCTTTATTAGTTCTGCTCAATCCACAGCCAATCAAAAATCTGATATTCAAATTATTCTTCAATTAG
- a CDS encoding dienelactone hydrolase family protein, whose amino-acid sequence MNRRDLLILSAGVATTPLLVQTGTGNAQTKPTAKGETVTLGKNLQGYYVRPQGSGTFPAIMVFMEAFGLNPNIKNVCDRLAQAGYVALAPDFYHGDVYEYKDIQAAIAKLKSLNDDTVMAEVGQSLDFLAKRQEVAADKIGVTGFCMGGRYTFLANAVHADRFQAAVSFYGGGIAAKQDLAGRKPLLDRVDAMRSPIMLIYGADDEMIAADEHARITEALSQAKKRYILTVFPNAGHGFLSDRRDSYAAAPAKEAWEMTMNFFQQYLK is encoded by the coding sequence ATGAACAGACGCGATTTATTGATTTTATCTGCTGGTGTCGCTACTACACCTCTACTAGTACAAACAGGAACGGGAAATGCTCAAACCAAACCTACAGCCAAAGGCGAAACGGTTACTTTGGGTAAAAATTTACAGGGATATTACGTTCGTCCCCAAGGCAGCGGCACTTTTCCCGCCATCATGGTCTTTATGGAGGCATTTGGCTTAAACCCGAATATTAAAAATGTCTGCGATCGCCTCGCCCAAGCTGGCTATGTTGCCCTTGCCCCAGACTTCTATCATGGCGATGTTTATGAATACAAGGATATACAAGCAGCAATAGCCAAACTGAAATCTTTAAACGACGATACTGTCATGGCGGAAGTCGGACAAAGTTTAGACTTCTTAGCCAAACGCCAAGAGGTAGCTGCCGATAAAATTGGCGTGACGGGTTTTTGTATGGGAGGCAGATACACGTTTCTTGCGAACGCCGTTCATGCCGATCGCTTCCAAGCAGCAGTCAGTTTTTATGGTGGTGGAATTGCCGCAAAACAAGATCTGGCAGGACGCAAACCTTTACTCGATCGAGTTGATGCCATGCGATCGCCCATTATGTTAATTTACGGTGCAGACGACGAGATGATTGCTGCCGACGAACACGCCCGCATTACCGAAGCTCTTTCCCAAGCCAAAAAACGTTATATTCTCACCGTCTTTCCCAACGCCGGACATGGCTTTTTAAGCGATCGCCGCGATAGCTACGCCGCCGCCCCAGCCAAAGAAGCATGGGAAATGACTATGAATTTCTTTCAACAGTATTTGAAATGA
- a CDS encoding LysE family translocator codes for MPLLPELIAVAILQFLVIIAPGADFVVICRNSLVYSRRTGIYSALGLTLGILVHASYSLIGIGFIISRSIVLFALIKYLGAAYLIYLGYKSLIAKPQQKLEQQYRRSQTRQDLSKLAAVRMGFINNILNPKVTLFFLSLFTQVVNPLTPIPVQIWYGLQMGMMTFAWYTSVAIVMSHPVFKEKLLSVTDYLEKVMGAVLIALGIRVALSGVEK; via the coding sequence ATGCCTTTATTACCTGAATTAATTGCCGTAGCTATTTTACAATTTCTAGTGATTATTGCACCTGGAGCAGATTTTGTGGTGATTTGTCGTAATAGTTTAGTTTATTCGCGACGAACGGGCATTTATTCTGCTCTCGGTTTAACTTTGGGGATTTTAGTTCATGCTAGTTATTCTTTAATTGGGATTGGTTTTATTATCTCGCGATCGATTGTTCTATTTGCTTTAATTAAATATTTAGGTGCTGCTTATCTAATTTATCTCGGTTATAAGTCATTAATAGCGAAACCACAACAGAAACTAGAACAGCAATATAGACGCTCGCAGACTCGTCAAGATCTTAGTAAGCTAGCAGCCGTCAGAATGGGTTTTATTAACAATATTCTCAATCCCAAAGTGACCTTATTCTTTTTAAGTTTATTTACACAAGTCGTTAACCCGCTTACACCCATACCCGTTCAAATTTGGTACGGTTTGCAAATGGGAATGATGACTTTTGCTTGGTATACATCAGTAGCGATCGTTATGTCTCATCCCGTATTTAAAGAGAAGTTGTTGTCAGTGACTGATTATTTAGAGAAAGTCATGGGAGCAGTTTTAATTGCTTTAGGAATCAGGGTTGCATTATCGGGAGTAGAGAAATAA
- a CDS encoding heavy metal translocating P-type ATPase, producing MQLVPKTEPQQADTSAIATPIERITLDVQGMKCAGCVKTVEKQLSQHPGVISACVNLVTEVAVVECESGAVEPAALAERLTAAGFETQARTAETAQTNVGEDIEAKHRQKMRSAQRQLIVASILLVLSSIGHLSELGGPVLPILSNIWFHCGLATVTLLLPAREILVDGWRGLRHNAPNMNTLVGLGALTAYMASLVALLFPQLGWECFFDEPVMLLGFILLGRTLEQQARGRAATAFRNLLALQPQVARLIPNPEKVTSQGQNTSIEIPADRVRVGEWLQVLPSEKIPVDGEVAIGQTTVDESMLTGESIPVMKQIGDTVAAGTLNQSGAIAIRATRTGKDTTLSQIVALVEAAQTRKAPVQKLADTVAGYFTYSVLTVAALTFTFWYFFGTHIWSDVLTVTDWHHAHHSLHTQHLAHYYATHHAPRTTHHAPLLLSLKLAIAVMVVACPCALGLATPTAILVGTGMAAERGLLIKGGDVLERVHQLDTVVFDKTGTLTTGHPVVTDCISVHPSLLTPHSSLLQLAVAAESGSIHPLATAIQQEVKQQGLSIPAASKFHTAPGLGVSAVVEGRQVLLGNEDWLTQQGIAIDEATQTQAQTLAAAGKTTIYIAVAGQLAGLIAVMDTPRPEAKKTVESLQKMGLTVVILTGDRQEVASAIAQQLGIAQVFANIRPDGKAGVIQKLQQGKQESRGAEETRSRGEIQNFPTPHSSLLTPHSSVVAMVGDGINDAPALAQADVGIALQAGTDVAMETAGIVLMGTKLTDVVEAIHLSRATFNKIRQNLFWAFAYNVCGIPIAAGVLLPISGFVLSPAAAGALMAFSSVSVVTNSLLLRRLKNRLDLN from the coding sequence ATGCAACTCGTCCCAAAAACTGAACCACAGCAAGCAGATACTAGCGCGATCGCTACGCCAATCGAAAGAATCACTCTGGATGTCCAGGGAATGAAGTGTGCTGGTTGTGTCAAAACTGTAGAGAAACAATTATCTCAACATCCTGGTGTAATTTCTGCTTGCGTAAATTTGGTGACGGAAGTTGCAGTTGTAGAGTGCGAATCTGGTGCAGTCGAACCAGCCGCCTTAGCTGAAAGATTAACGGCGGCGGGATTTGAAACGCAAGCAAGGACGGCGGAAACAGCACAAACAAATGTTGGCGAAGATATTGAAGCGAAACATCGCCAGAAAATGCGATCGGCACAGAGACAACTGATCGTAGCATCCATACTGCTCGTTCTCTCCAGTATCGGGCATTTGAGCGAATTAGGGGGACCAGTCTTACCGATTTTAAGTAATATCTGGTTTCACTGCGGCTTAGCTACAGTCACCCTACTCCTACCAGCACGAGAAATTTTAGTAGATGGCTGGCGAGGATTACGTCACAACGCGCCGAATATGAATACTTTAGTGGGCTTAGGCGCACTAACGGCATATATGGCAAGCCTGGTAGCTTTACTCTTCCCTCAACTGGGTTGGGAGTGCTTCTTTGACGAACCAGTGATGTTACTGGGATTTATCTTGCTAGGCAGGACGTTAGAACAACAAGCGAGAGGACGCGCCGCCACCGCATTTAGAAATTTACTTGCACTACAACCCCAAGTCGCACGGTTAATTCCAAACCCAGAAAAAGTCACGTCCCAGGGACAAAATACGAGTATTGAAATTCCTGCCGATCGCGTCCGTGTTGGAGAATGGTTGCAAGTCTTACCATCGGAAAAAATTCCCGTGGATGGGGAAGTGGCGATCGGACAAACGACAGTAGATGAGTCGATGCTGACAGGGGAATCGATTCCCGTGATGAAACAAATCGGGGACACCGTAGCAGCGGGGACGTTAAATCAATCGGGTGCGATCGCAATTCGCGCCACTCGTACAGGTAAAGACACCACCCTATCTCAAATTGTGGCATTAGTAGAAGCAGCCCAAACCCGTAAGGCTCCAGTGCAGAAATTAGCCGATACGGTAGCTGGTTATTTTACCTACAGCGTGCTAACAGTTGCAGCTTTAACATTTACCTTTTGGTACTTTTTCGGCACTCATATTTGGTCTGATGTCTTAACTGTGACAGATTGGCATCACGCACATCACTCGCTACACACTCAACACCTGGCTCATTACTACGCCACGCACCACGCACCACGCACCACGCACCACGCACCACTTCTACTCAGTTTAAAACTGGCGATCGCGGTGATGGTTGTTGCCTGTCCCTGCGCCTTGGGACTCGCCACTCCTACAGCAATTTTAGTCGGTACGGGTATGGCAGCCGAACGGGGATTGTTAATTAAAGGTGGCGATGTCCTCGAACGAGTACACCAATTAGATACGGTAGTATTTGATAAAACTGGAACCCTGACAACTGGTCATCCCGTGGTGACTGATTGTATTTCTGTTCATCCCTCACTCCTCACTCCTCACTCCTCACTCCTACAATTAGCAGTAGCGGCGGAAAGCGGATCGATTCATCCCCTAGCGACAGCAATTCAACAGGAAGTCAAGCAACAGGGATTATCGATTCCAGCAGCTAGCAAATTTCATACCGCACCAGGATTGGGAGTATCTGCTGTAGTCGAAGGACGACAGGTACTCCTGGGTAATGAAGACTGGTTGACTCAGCAGGGAATAGCGATCGATGAAGCCACGCAAACTCAAGCTCAAACACTTGCAGCCGCAGGTAAAACAACGATCTACATCGCTGTAGCGGGGCAGCTAGCAGGTTTAATTGCGGTGATGGATACTCCTAGACCAGAGGCAAAGAAAACCGTTGAGAGCCTGCAAAAAATGGGGCTAACAGTCGTTATTTTAACTGGAGATAGACAAGAAGTTGCGAGTGCGATCGCCCAACAATTGGGGATCGCGCAAGTCTTTGCTAATATTCGCCCCGACGGAAAAGCAGGCGTGATTCAAAAGCTTCAGCAAGGTAAGCAAGAAAGCAGGGGAGCAGAGGAGACTAGGAGCAGAGGAGAAATCCAAAATTTCCCTACCCCTCACTCCTCACTCCTCACTCCTCACTCCTCAGTAGTCGCAATGGTAGGGGACGGGATCAACGATGCGCCAGCCTTAGCTCAAGCTGATGTGGGGATTGCCTTGCAAGCTGGGACAGATGTAGCGATGGAGACGGCGGGGATCGTGCTGATGGGAACAAAATTAACCGATGTTGTGGAAGCAATTCATCTCAGTAGAGCGACATTTAACAAAATTCGCCAAAATTTATTTTGGGCATTTGCTTACAATGTTTGCGGAATTCCCATCGCAGCAGGTGTATTACTACCAATATCGGGGTTCGTCCTCAGTCCTGCCGCGGCGGGAGCGCTCATGGCATTTAGTTCTGTTAGTGTCGTCACTAACTCCTTGTTATTACGTCGTTTAAAAAATAGACTCGATCTCAACTAA
- a CDS encoding FHA domain-containing protein produces MPSQPNQNHLLIIEDDQGRKEFVLDGPVYSIGRDSRCDIRLFSQFVSRRHATLVRLPQEDGSSFYRIVDGDAKGKPSANGLLINGRKLQVHDLQDEDEVVFGPRVRAIYYLLKRDTIPSAPLDEYDVTLIGPNMMPDFDD; encoded by the coding sequence ATGCCTTCACAACCCAATCAGAACCATCTACTAATTATAGAAGACGATCAGGGGCGCAAAGAGTTTGTTTTAGACGGTCCTGTTTATTCTATTGGTAGAGACTCCCGCTGCGATATTCGGCTGTTTTCACAGTTTGTATCTCGCCGCCATGCCACTTTAGTTCGATTGCCACAGGAGGATGGCAGTTCCTTCTATCGAATTGTAGACGGTGATGCTAAGGGCAAGCCGAGTGCTAATGGATTATTAATTAACGGTCGCAAGCTTCAAGTCCACGACCTGCAAGATGAGGATGAAGTTGTTTTTGGTCCGAGGGTACGGGCAATCTACTATCTCCTCAAACGCGATACTATTCCCTCAGCGCCACTGGATGAATATGACGTGACGCTGATTGGACCCAATATGATGCCAGATTTTGACGATTAG
- a CDS encoding IS110 family transposase, whose amino-acid sequence MEVIHPYCAGLDVQKKAVLACCITSNSKGERVSQTHSFNNKVPDLLALSDWLGSNGVTHIALDITGEDWKTVYHILEANFSVLVVNAQRIKDVPGRNTDTPDFEWLAELLRHGLIRNSFIHPVPQRDLRDLMRQRHFLVKERLHVVDRLYKVLESANVKLVSMVSDIMHISARALLVAIAEGETNTSNVSDIAIDLRQQQPQDSYFQPVRSHHRFLIANHLNHIDFLDRQIGIFNDKIAEYVQKRIVRITTSGTNQVQPSTHATANSVQTAKLIPSWEEALAAFLNGGRI is encoded by the coding sequence ATGGAAGTAATACACCCTTACTGTGCGGGTTTGGATGTCCAGAAAAAAGCTGTACTGGCGTGCTGTATTACCTCAAACTCAAAAGGAGAGAGGGTAAGTCAGACGCACAGCTTCAACAATAAAGTGCCCGACTTACTAGCTTTATCTGATTGGCTAGGAAGCAATGGCGTGACTCATATCGCATTAGATATTACTGGTGAAGACTGGAAAACGGTTTATCACATTCTGGAAGCTAATTTTAGCGTTTTAGTTGTCAATGCCCAGCGGATCAAAGATGTGCCAGGACGTAATACCGATACGCCGGATTTTGAATGGCTAGCCGAATTGCTACGTCATGGTTTGATCCGCAACAGTTTTATTCACCCCGTACCGCAAAGAGACTTACGAGACTTGATGCGCCAGCGTCATTTCTTAGTCAAAGAACGCCTGCATGTGGTCGATCGCCTTTACAAAGTTTTGGAATCAGCCAACGTTAAACTCGTATCTATGGTTAGCGATATCATGCATATCTCTGCCCGTGCTTTACTAGTGGCGATCGCCGAAGGAGAAACGAATACTTCTAATGTCAGCGATATCGCGATCGATCTACGCCAGCAGCAGCCGCAGGATTCCTATTTTCAACCCGTGCGATCGCACCATCGCTTCCTAATTGCCAATCACCTAAATCACATTGATTTTCTCGATCGGCAGATTGGCATTTTTAATGACAAAATTGCTGAATACGTGCAAAAACGGATCGTTCGCATCACAACTTCTGGCACGAATCAAGTACAACCATCCACCCATGCTACTGCTAACTCCGTGCAAACTGCCAAACTCATTCCCAGTTGGGAAGAGGCTTTAGCAGCTTTCTTAAACGGAGGTAGGATCTAA
- a CDS encoding MerR family transcriptional regulator, translating into MDVELTIQQVAERTGLSVHTLRYYERNGLLEPVNRAANGHRRYCAVDITKIEFLTRLRATGMPIRQMQRFAILLRQNPAAVSDRLAILEAHEREVKQRIQELSRNLEIIRWKIQHYKELEISTQSDRACIDGVPQQQPPEDEALTLT; encoded by the coding sequence ATGGACGTAGAACTGACGATTCAACAAGTTGCAGAACGGACGGGTTTAAGCGTGCATACATTGCGTTACTACGAACGCAACGGGCTGCTAGAACCCGTTAACCGCGCCGCCAATGGGCATCGACGCTATTGTGCAGTAGACATCACCAAGATCGAGTTTTTGACTCGTTTGCGAGCTACAGGGATGCCCATTCGTCAAATGCAGCGGTTTGCTATACTACTGCGACAAAACCCAGCCGCAGTAAGCGATCGCCTTGCCATTCTGGAGGCACACGAACGAGAAGTAAAGCAACGCATTCAAGAACTGAGTCGCAACCTAGAAATCATTCGCTGGAAAATTCAACACTACAAGGAGCTAGAAATAAGCACTCAAAGCGATCGCGCTTGTATCGATGGTGTACCTCAACAGCAACCCCCTGAAGATGAGGCTTTAACGCTTACCTAG
- a CDS encoding diguanylate cyclase domain-containing protein, translated as MLNLHLAVLQLWGLGTSLLKLLRVSKVKPMRLRQKILPIVGTTLVSLVAVLYTTSSTVLLGSFIQLEQQETRARVERVQKALAEEIFRVNLIATDWAEWDETYVFFDNSKQSYIDNNIDNLSLTNVQLSLAAFVNSSGKIVYGKFSESTCQKCLPVGSNLQQHLASKELLRRGDNAIAGLILLQRTPILIAVRPIRKTDRSKSSQGALILGRYLNRDAIASISERTHLDLDLRAVNDDRLPADLQAARTALLQQKVLVRPLNEQTIAGYTLIEDIYGQPAVIVSVKMPRNIYHQGQASIRYLFLCLLVVSLVVSAIVLLLLDRLVFSRLSSLSSDVRSLSTGDTVSQNIAANKDELSSLADAINHMLQALADSQYQQRAREERYYKYSKILTELAKRQTAENSDLNARLREITAAAADTLEVEYASVWVYSPGGRKLQCAALYQSSTAAYTTGMEWQASDYPGYFKALRQERALATADVRTEPKTKKMAERFLVKLGIGAMVNAPIYLNGRIVGIVCHGHKKTSRHWLIEEQNFTASIANLVALALSAWERQRSQVALQSAYDEVENKIRERTGELAEVNQQLRAEILACHITEKKLMHQASHDPLTGLANRSLFMQRLDSALDRSQQEHSLLAVLFVDLDRFKSVNDTLGHAIGDRLLIAISHRLQACLRSDDLVARLGGDEFTILLDKIENTNDAVQVADRIQRELNLPFHLSGHEIDTSASIGIAFNIKGYERAEDLLHNADVTMYRAKTTGKGRYEICDRNPVEQSARR; from the coding sequence GTGTTGAATTTACACTTAGCTGTGCTGCAATTATGGGGTTTGGGAACTTCTTTATTAAAGCTTTTAAGGGTTAGCAAAGTCAAACCCATGAGACTACGCCAAAAAATACTGCCAATTGTCGGAACTACTCTAGTTAGCCTAGTTGCCGTTCTTTACACTACCTCGTCTACCGTTTTACTTGGTAGCTTTATCCAGTTAGAGCAACAGGAGACTCGCGCTCGGGTTGAGCGAGTCCAAAAAGCTTTGGCTGAAGAAATTTTCCGAGTCAATCTGATTGCTACAGATTGGGCTGAATGGGACGAAACTTATGTGTTCTTTGACAACTCGAAGCAAAGCTATATTGACAATAATATAGATAATCTTAGTCTCACTAACGTTCAGCTAAGCTTAGCAGCTTTTGTCAATTCATCGGGGAAAATTGTCTACGGAAAATTTTCCGAGTCAACCTGTCAAAAATGCTTACCCGTTGGTAGCAATCTCCAGCAACATTTAGCTAGCAAGGAACTGTTGCGGCGGGGAGATAATGCGATCGCCGGATTAATTCTGCTCCAACGTACCCCAATATTAATTGCTGTCAGACCGATTCGCAAAACAGATCGGAGCAAATCGAGTCAAGGAGCCTTAATTCTCGGTCGCTATCTCAACCGCGATGCGATCGCCAGCATATCCGAACGCACTCATCTCGATCTCGATCTACGGGCAGTTAATGACGATCGCCTACCTGCCGATCTCCAAGCAGCAAGGACTGCTTTATTGCAGCAGAAAGTTTTGGTGCGTCCTCTCAACGAACAAACTATCGCTGGATATACTCTGATTGAAGATATTTACGGGCAACCTGCTGTCATTGTGAGCGTTAAAATGCCCAGAAATATCTACCATCAAGGACAAGCTAGCATTCGCTACTTATTTTTATGCCTACTGGTCGTTAGTTTGGTTGTCAGCGCGATCGTGTTGCTACTACTGGATCGATTAGTGTTTTCAAGGCTTTCTAGCCTTAGCAGCGATGTTCGCAGCCTCAGCACGGGAGATACCGTTTCCCAAAACATAGCAGCAAATAAAGATGAGTTATCGAGCCTAGCAGATGCAATCAACCATATGCTGCAAGCCTTAGCAGATTCTCAATACCAGCAACGAGCTAGGGAAGAACGCTATTACAAATACAGCAAGATTTTGACCGAGCTAGCTAAGCGACAAACGGCGGAAAATAGCGATCTCAACGCTCGTTTACGTGAAATTACAGCAGCAGCAGCCGATACTCTAGAAGTGGAATATGCCAGTGTGTGGGTGTACAGTCCTGGAGGCAGAAAATTGCAGTGTGCGGCTCTATATCAAAGCAGTACTGCTGCGTATACAACAGGGATGGAGTGGCAAGCGTCAGATTATCCTGGTTACTTTAAAGCCTTGCGTCAAGAGCGGGCATTAGCAACAGCAGATGTACGCACCGAACCCAAAACCAAAAAAATGGCAGAGCGATTTTTGGTAAAACTTGGAATTGGCGCAATGGTGAACGCACCAATTTACCTCAATGGCAGGATTGTGGGTATTGTCTGCCACGGACACAAGAAAACATCACGCCATTGGTTAATTGAAGAACAAAACTTTACAGCTTCGATCGCGAATTTAGTTGCTTTGGCATTATCAGCTTGGGAACGACAGCGATCGCAAGTTGCCTTACAGTCAGCCTACGACGAAGTAGAAAATAAAATTCGCGAACGGACTGGAGAATTAGCAGAAGTCAATCAGCAACTGCGCGCCGAAATTCTCGCGTGTCACATCACTGAGAAAAAACTGATGCATCAGGCTTCGCACGATCCTTTAACTGGATTGGCTAACCGTAGTTTATTCATGCAACGTTTAGATAGCGCGCTCGATCGCAGTCAACAAGAACATTCTTTATTAGCTGTTTTATTTGTTGATTTAGATCGGTTTAAATCAGTTAACGATACTCTCGGACATGCAATTGGCGATCGCTTGTTAATTGCGATTTCACATCGTCTGCAAGCCTGTCTGCGTTCAGATGATTTGGTAGCTAGATTAGGCGGAGACGAGTTCACAATTTTACTCGATAAGATCGAGAATACTAACGATGCCGTACAAGTTGCCGATCGCATTCAACGAGAATTAAACTTACCTTTTCACCTGAGCGGTCACGAGATCGATACAAGTGCTAGTATTGGGATCGCCTTTAATATTAAAGGATACGAACGAGCGGAAGATTTGTTGCACAACGCTGACGTTACCATGTACCGGGCAAAAACTACTGGTAAAGGACGTTATGAAATTTGCGATCGCAATCCGGTCGAACAGTCGGCGCGGCGATAA